In the genome of Pseudomonas sp. P5_109, one region contains:
- a CDS encoding bacterioferritin-associated ferredoxin: MYVCLCTGVTDGQIRDAIYEGCCSYKEVRVATGVASQCGKCACLAKEVVRETLTKLQTAQAAIPYPAEFTAA; this comes from the coding sequence ATGTATGTTTGCCTCTGCACTGGCGTCACCGACGGTCAAATCCGCGATGCGATCTATGAAGGATGCTGCAGCTACAAGGAAGTCCGTGTGGCCACCGGCGTTGCCAGCCAATGCGGCAAATGTGCCTGCCTCGCCAAGGAAGTGGTCCGCGAGACCCTGACCAAACTGCAAACGGCCCAGGCTGCAATTCCATACCCGGCAGAATTTACAGCCGCTTAA
- a CDS encoding Rnf-Nqr domain containing protein — MDNSSTLRNCLMLTPLIGATHSLTAALGLCLMFMLVTQLFSLVMGALRSRLVPTARLLASILLAATLTSCAELMAQAWSLQWQQHLGFYGALIALQCVVLEYTGFFQNDWRQRLRLNGLFVTLMIALSLLRELIGNGTLGNHLSWLIGATQTDWQGWVLVADGGLRLATLVPGGFILLGLLIAAWQAWRPTPTL; from the coding sequence ATGGATAACTCATCGACTCTGCGCAATTGCTTGATGCTGACTCCGCTGATCGGCGCCACCCACTCGCTGACGGCCGCACTTGGCCTGTGCCTGATGTTCATGCTGGTGACCCAGTTGTTCAGTCTGGTCATGGGCGCCCTGCGATCCAGACTGGTCCCGACGGCCCGCTTGCTGGCCAGCATCCTGTTGGCCGCCACGCTTACCAGTTGCGCGGAACTCATGGCACAAGCCTGGTCGCTGCAATGGCAGCAGCATCTGGGGTTCTATGGCGCCTTGATCGCCTTGCAATGCGTCGTACTGGAATACACCGGGTTCTTTCAGAACGACTGGCGGCAACGCCTGCGACTCAATGGCCTGTTTGTCACGCTGATGATCGCGCTGAGCCTGCTGCGCGAACTCATTGGCAACGGAACACTTGGAAACCATCTATCGTGGCTGATCGGCGCAACGCAAACTGACTGGCAAGGCTGGGTGCTGGTGGCTGATGGCGGCCTGCGCCTGGCCACATTGGTCCCCGGCGGATTCATTCTGCTCGGACTGCTGATCGCCGCCTGGCAGGCCTGGCGCCCCACGCCCACACTTTGA
- a CDS encoding peroxiredoxin: protein MSVLVGKQAPDFTVPAVLGNGEIVDSFTLSSAIKGKYGLVFFYPLDFTFVCPSELIALDNRMSEFKARNVEVVAVSIDSHFTHNAWRNTPVNNGGIGEVRYTMAADIKQEIMKAYDVQSADGVAFRGAFLIDDKGVVRSQIINDLPLGRNMEELLRLVDALQFHEEHGEVCPANWKKGDKGMNASPEGVAAYLTEHAAAL, encoded by the coding sequence ATGAGCGTACTCGTAGGCAAACAAGCCCCTGACTTCACCGTACCGGCCGTACTCGGCAATGGCGAGATCGTTGACAGCTTCACCCTGTCTTCGGCGATCAAAGGCAAATACGGCCTGGTGTTCTTCTACCCACTGGACTTCACCTTCGTTTGCCCGTCCGAGCTGATCGCTCTGGACAACCGCATGTCCGAGTTCAAGGCACGCAACGTTGAAGTGGTCGCTGTGTCGATCGACTCGCACTTCACCCACAACGCCTGGCGCAACACCCCGGTCAACAATGGTGGTATCGGCGAAGTTCGCTACACCATGGCTGCCGACATCAAGCAGGAAATCATGAAGGCCTACGACGTTCAGTCCGCTGACGGCGTGGCTTTCCGTGGCGCGTTCCTGATCGACGACAAAGGCGTTGTCCGTTCGCAGATCATCAACGACCTGCCGCTGGGCCGTAACATGGAAGAGCTGCTGCGTCTGGTTGACGCTCTGCAATTCCACGAAGAGCACGGCGAAGTCTGCCCTGCCAACTGGAAGAAAGGCGACAAAGGCATGAACGCTTCGCCAGAAGGCGTTGCGGCTTACCTGACCGAGCACGCTGCCGCTCTGTAA
- a CDS encoding electron transport complex protein RnfA, giving the protein MTEILLTLISAALINNLVLHWPLAVDPLLAGQRRQVHALGIATTCLMLIVGMLGYALYHWLLVPLQLTALRLFVFLPLSVLLIGPLLNLLPRVFSTLPFEGLWPLLLGNAGVLGVALFNAQEDKGLLHATALSLGAGLGFWLVLSLFTDLRERTADNDVPLPFRGLPIDLIGAGLIAVVFLGFSGLIKT; this is encoded by the coding sequence ATGACCGAAATCCTGCTTACGCTTATCAGCGCCGCCCTGATCAACAACCTCGTGTTGCACTGGCCGCTGGCCGTCGATCCGCTGTTGGCCGGCCAGCGCCGTCAGGTCCATGCCCTGGGCATTGCGACAACGTGCCTGATGCTGATCGTGGGCATGCTCGGCTACGCGCTCTATCACTGGCTGCTGGTGCCCCTGCAATTGACGGCGCTGCGTCTTTTTGTGTTTCTGCCATTGAGCGTACTGCTGATTGGCCCGTTGCTGAATCTGCTGCCACGGGTGTTTTCGACACTGCCGTTCGAAGGCCTCTGGCCGTTGCTACTGGGCAATGCCGGCGTACTCGGCGTGGCCTTGTTCAATGCTCAAGAGGACAAGGGCTTGCTTCACGCCACGGCCTTGAGCCTCGGTGCGGGGTTGGGCTTCTGGCTGGTGTTGAGCCTGTTCACTGACTTGCGTGAGCGCACGGCCGACAACGATGTGCCCCTGCCCTTTCGCGGCCTGCCGATCGACCTGATCGGTGCCGGCCTGATCGCAGTGGTTTTTCTCGGATTCAGCGGACTGATCAAAACATGA
- the pyrC gene encoding dihydroorotase: MSDRLTLLRPDDWHIHLRDGAVLTNTVADVARTFGRAIIMPNLVPPVRNAAEADGYRQRILAARPAGSPFEPLMVLYLTDRTQPEEIREAKASGFVYAAKLYPAGATTNSDSGVTSIDKIFPALEAMAEVGMPLLIHGEVTRGDVDVFDREKIFIDEHMRRVVERFPTLKVVFEHITTADAVQFVNAASANVGATITAHHLLYNRNHMLVGGIRPHFYCLPILKRNTHQEALLDAATSGSEKFFLGTDSAPHAQHAKEAACGCAGCYTAYAAIEMYAEAFEQRNALDKLEAFASLNGPRFYGLPANTDRITLVREEWTAPASLPFGELTVIPLRAGEKLRWRLLEEHA; the protein is encoded by the coding sequence ATGTCCGACCGCCTGACCCTGCTGCGTCCCGACGACTGGCACATTCATCTTCGCGATGGTGCCGTGTTGACCAATACCGTTGCGGATGTCGCGCGCACCTTTGGCCGCGCCATCATCATGCCCAACCTGGTTCCACCAGTGCGCAACGCGGCCGAAGCCGACGGCTATCGCCAGCGGATTCTCGCTGCCCGCCCGGCCGGCAGCCCGTTCGAGCCGCTGATGGTCCTGTACCTGACCGACCGCACCCAGCCTGAAGAGATTCGCGAGGCCAAGGCCAGCGGATTCGTGTACGCCGCCAAGCTGTACCCGGCCGGCGCGACCACCAACTCGGACTCTGGCGTCACCAGCATCGACAAGATCTTCCCTGCACTCGAGGCCATGGCCGAAGTCGGGATGCCGTTGTTGATCCACGGTGAAGTCACCCGTGGCGATGTCGACGTGTTCGACCGCGAAAAAATCTTCATCGATGAGCACATGCGCCGTGTGGTCGAGCGTTTCCCGACCCTCAAAGTGGTCTTCGAACACATCACCACCGCGGACGCCGTGCAGTTCGTCAACGCGGCTTCGGCCAACGTTGGCGCGACCATCACCGCGCATCACCTGCTGTACAACCGCAACCACATGCTGGTGGGCGGGATTCGGCCGCACTTCTATTGCCTGCCGATCCTCAAGCGCAACACCCACCAGGAAGCCCTGCTCGACGCCGCTACCAGTGGCAGCGAGAAGTTCTTCCTCGGCACCGACTCGGCGCCCCACGCCCAGCATGCCAAGGAAGCCGCCTGCGGTTGCGCCGGTTGCTACACCGCTTACGCGGCGATCGAGATGTACGCCGAAGCCTTCGAACAGCGCAATGCGCTGGACAAGCTCGAAGCCTTCGCCAGCCTCAATGGCCCGCGTTTCTACGGCCTGCCGGCCAACACCGATCGCATCACCCTGGTCCGCGAAGAATGGACCGCCCCTGCCAGCCTGCCATTTGGCGAGCTGACCGTTATCCCGCTGCGCGCCGGTGAAAAACTGCGCTGGCGCCTGCTGGAGGAACACGCGTGA
- a CDS encoding response regulator transcription factor, whose protein sequence is MNKVLIVDDHPVIRLAVRMLMERHGYEVIAETDNGVDALQLARELMPDIVILDIGIPKLDGLEVIARLSSTSMPMKVLILTSQAPGHFSMRCMQSGAAGYVCKQQDLTELLSAIKAVLSGYSYFPNQALHTVRCNLGNASEADMVDRLSGREMMVLQQLARGKTNKEIADGMFLSNKTVSTYKTRLLLKLNARSLVDLIELAQRNGLV, encoded by the coding sequence ATGAATAAAGTGCTGATCGTGGATGATCACCCCGTCATTCGTCTTGCGGTACGTATGCTAATGGAACGTCATGGCTACGAAGTTATTGCAGAAACCGATAATGGTGTGGATGCACTGCAACTAGCCCGTGAACTTATGCCGGATATTGTCATTCTGGATATCGGGATTCCGAAGCTGGACGGATTGGAAGTCATCGCGCGTTTGTCTTCGACTTCAATGCCAATGAAAGTGCTGATCCTGACTTCCCAGGCGCCGGGGCATTTTTCCATGCGTTGCATGCAGTCCGGTGCGGCCGGTTATGTCTGCAAACAACAAGACCTGACGGAGTTGCTCAGTGCAATAAAGGCTGTTTTGTCAGGCTACAGTTACTTTCCTAATCAAGCCTTGCATACGGTGCGTTGCAATCTGGGCAACGCCAGTGAGGCCGACATGGTTGATCGGTTGTCGGGGCGGGAAATGATGGTCCTGCAACAGTTGGCCAGAGGAAAGACCAATAAAGAGATTGCCGATGGGATGTTTCTCAGCAATAAAACAGTCAGTACTTACAAGACCCGCCTGCTGCTCAAGCTGAATGCGAGGTCTCTGGTCGATTTGATAGAACTGGCACAACGCAATGGTCTGGTGTGA
- the rnt gene encoding ribonuclease T, translated as MSEEHFDDELEGNGGGGGSRHPMAARFRGYLPVVVDVETGGFNSATDALLEIAATTIAMDEKGFVYPDHTYFFRVEPFEGANIEAAALEFTGIKLDHPLRMAVSEESALNDIFRGVRKALKANGCKRAILVGHNSSFDLGFLNAAVARLDMKRNPFHPFSSFDTATLAGLAYGQTVLAKACQAADIDFDGREAHSARYDTEKTAELFCGIVNRWKQMGGWEDFDD; from the coding sequence GTGAGTGAAGAGCATTTCGACGACGAACTGGAAGGCAATGGTGGCGGAGGCGGTTCCCGTCATCCAATGGCAGCGCGGTTTCGTGGTTACCTGCCGGTTGTCGTCGACGTAGAAACCGGTGGCTTCAATTCGGCCACCGATGCCCTGCTGGAGATCGCCGCGACCACCATCGCCATGGATGAAAAGGGTTTTGTCTACCCGGATCACACCTACTTCTTCCGTGTCGAGCCGTTCGAAGGCGCGAACATCGAAGCGGCCGCCCTGGAGTTCACCGGGATCAAGCTCGATCACCCGCTGCGTATGGCCGTGAGCGAAGAGTCTGCCCTGAACGATATCTTCCGTGGCGTGCGCAAGGCCCTCAAGGCCAATGGCTGCAAACGGGCGATCCTGGTCGGGCATAACAGCAGTTTCGACCTGGGCTTCCTGAATGCGGCGGTTGCGCGCCTGGACATGAAGCGTAATCCGTTTCACCCGTTCTCCAGCTTCGACACCGCGACACTCGCCGGTCTGGCCTACGGTCAAACCGTTCTGGCCAAGGCCTGCCAGGCAGCAGACATCGACTTCGATGGTCGTGAGGCTCACTCGGCCCGCTACGATACCGAGAAGACCGCTGAGCTGTTCTGCGGCATCGTCAATCGCTGGAAACAGATGGGCGGCTGGGAAGACTTCGACGATTGA
- the bfr gene encoding bacterioferritin, whose product MKGDVTVIQHLNKILANELVAINQYFLHARMYEDWGLNKLGKHEYHESIDEMKHADKLIKRILFLEGLPNVQDLGKLHIGEHTKEMIECDLRIEKTGHADLKVAIAHCEKVGDFGSRELLEDILESEEEHIDWLETQLGLIDKIGIENYLQSQMGEDE is encoded by the coding sequence ATGAAAGGCGACGTTACAGTCATCCAGCATCTCAACAAGATCCTTGCCAATGAACTGGTCGCGATCAATCAATACTTCCTGCATGCGCGCATGTATGAAGATTGGGGCCTGAACAAGCTCGGCAAGCACGAGTACCACGAATCCATCGACGAGATGAAGCACGCGGACAAGCTGATCAAGCGCATCCTGTTCCTTGAAGGCCTGCCGAACGTCCAGGACCTGGGCAAGCTGCACATCGGCGAACACACCAAGGAAATGATCGAGTGTGACCTGCGTATTGAAAAAACCGGTCATGCCGATCTGAAAGTGGCCATCGCGCATTGCGAGAAAGTTGGCGACTTCGGCAGCCGTGAATTGCTTGAAGACATTCTCGAGTCCGAAGAAGAACACATCGACTGGCTGGAAACCCAACTGGGCCTGATCGACAAGATTGGTATCGAGAACTACCTGCAATCGCAGATGGGCGAAGACGAATAA
- a CDS encoding flagellar protein MotY — protein sequence MRQRYLALLSVFASLPAMALTFQTRLESIEWTVEGDKFECRLTQPITDFGSGEFVRKAGEQATFRLKAYNPMMGGGSATLLAAAAPWQPGRDDINLGTVRIGSGNVLFNSSQVQAGRLISGLMDGRSPVVRHSSGDGRVSEVRLLPVRFTKAFADYQGCVAKLLPQNFEQVKQSEIGFPGGGIELDSAAKAKLQVMLEYMKADPTVNHVELDGHSDNSGNRLTNRDLSRRRALAVMEFFKANGLQESQITVRFHGERYPLAPNSNNANRAKNRRVAVRLERGAPAEQVAPQATKAATSATS from the coding sequence GTGCGCCAGCGTTATTTAGCCTTGCTCAGTGTGTTTGCCAGCCTTCCCGCGATGGCGCTCACTTTCCAGACTCGCCTGGAGAGCATTGAGTGGACGGTCGAAGGCGACAAGTTCGAATGCCGCCTGACGCAGCCGATTACCGACTTCGGTTCAGGCGAATTCGTACGCAAGGCCGGTGAGCAGGCAACGTTTCGTCTGAAAGCCTATAACCCGATGATGGGCGGCGGTTCGGCGACCTTGCTCGCGGCTGCCGCACCGTGGCAACCGGGGCGTGACGATATCAACCTGGGCACGGTGAGAATCGGCAGCGGCAATGTATTGTTCAACAGTTCACAGGTTCAGGCCGGGCGTCTGATCAGTGGCCTGATGGACGGTCGCAGCCCGGTGGTTCGCCATTCCTCGGGGGATGGGCGGGTGTCGGAAGTACGTTTGTTGCCGGTCCGGTTCACCAAGGCATTTGCCGACTACCAGGGTTGCGTGGCGAAATTGTTGCCACAGAATTTCGAACAGGTGAAGCAATCCGAAATAGGTTTCCCCGGCGGCGGAATCGAACTCGACAGCGCAGCAAAAGCCAAGCTGCAGGTGATGCTGGAGTACATGAAGGCCGATCCGACGGTCAATCACGTCGAGCTCGACGGTCACTCCGACAACAGCGGCAACCGCCTGACCAACCGCGACCTGTCGCGGCGCCGGGCCCTGGCCGTGATGGAGTTCTTCAAGGCCAACGGCCTCCAGGAGTCGCAAATCACCGTGCGTTTCCATGGCGAACGTTATCCGCTGGCGCCTAACTCCAACAATGCCAACCGCGCGAAGAACCGTCGGGTAGCGGTACGCCTGGAGCGTGGAGCGCCCGCGGAGCAAGTCGCCCCGCAAGCAACGAAAGCGGCCACTTCGGCAACTTCCTGA
- the rsxB gene encoding electron transport complex subunit RsxB, with the protein MSLIQSIDALLPQTQCGKCGHPGCKPYAEGIANGEPINKCPPGGNETIAALAELLKVPVLELDITRGSAPAQIAYIREAECIGCTKCIQACPIDAIVGAAKLMHTVIIDECTGCDLCVAPCPVDCIEMRPLLANTVLPVVGGLALTPQARQARTLKRDHARRRFEQRNARLLREEQQKIAERQARQRVAQPAQTAVDPVQAALERVRAQKAANADAALKKAKIDVAMSRAQLHKSLKAFGHPPTFEQQSQLIVLQQQFEAAEKNLAQLESAAPPAPAPTITAVPSNDAELKRAKIQLAMRRAELKKAQANEAPAEQIEALERALGEAERQVNAHAGP; encoded by the coding sequence ATGAGTCTGATTCAAAGCATCGACGCACTCTTGCCGCAAACCCAATGCGGCAAGTGCGGCCACCCCGGGTGCAAGCCGTACGCCGAAGGCATCGCCAACGGTGAGCCGATCAACAAGTGCCCACCCGGCGGCAACGAAACCATCGCGGCACTGGCCGAACTGCTGAAGGTGCCGGTGCTGGAACTGGACATCACTCGCGGCTCGGCACCCGCGCAGATCGCCTACATCCGCGAAGCCGAGTGCATTGGTTGCACCAAGTGCATCCAGGCCTGCCCGATCGATGCCATCGTCGGCGCAGCCAAGCTGATGCATACGGTCATTATCGATGAGTGCACCGGTTGCGATCTGTGCGTGGCGCCGTGCCCGGTGGACTGCATCGAAATGCGCCCATTGCTGGCCAATACGGTACTGCCCGTTGTCGGCGGCCTGGCCCTGACACCGCAAGCGCGGCAGGCCCGCACCCTCAAGCGCGATCACGCGCGGCGCCGCTTCGAACAACGCAATGCCCGCTTGCTGCGTGAGGAGCAACAGAAAATCGCCGAGCGCCAGGCCCGACAACGAGTCGCGCAACCTGCGCAAACAGCAGTCGACCCGGTACAGGCCGCTCTCGAGCGTGTCCGCGCACAGAAAGCCGCCAATGCCGATGCCGCGTTGAAAAAGGCCAAGATCGATGTGGCGATGAGTCGGGCACAACTGCACAAATCGCTGAAGGCCTTCGGGCATCCGCCGACCTTCGAGCAGCAATCGCAGCTGATCGTCCTGCAACAGCAGTTTGAAGCCGCCGAAAAAAACCTGGCGCAACTGGAAAGCGCCGCCCCGCCAGCCCCTGCGCCGACGATCACCGCCGTGCCATCAAATGATGCCGAGCTGAAACGGGCCAAGATCCAGTTGGCCATGCGCCGCGCCGAACTGAAGAAGGCTCAGGCCAACGAAGCACCGGCGGAACAAATCGAAGCCCTGGAGCGCGCACTCGGCGAGGCCGAACGCCAGGTGAACGCCCATGCCGGCCCTTGA
- the nth gene encoding endonuclease III produces the protein MNAAKRLEIFRRLHEDNPEPKTELAYSSPFELLIAVILSAQSTDVGVNKATAKLFPVANTPAAIHALGVEGLSEYIKTIGLYNSKAKNVIETCRLLVERHASEVPQTREELEALPGVGRKTANVVLNTAFRQLTMAVDTHIFRVSNRTGIAPGKNVVEVEKKLMKFVPKEYLLDSHHWLILHGRYVCLARKPRCGSCRIEDLCEYKHKTSDD, from the coding sequence ATGAATGCCGCAAAACGTCTGGAAATTTTCCGCAGACTGCATGAGGACAACCCGGAGCCAAAGACCGAACTGGCCTATTCCTCACCGTTCGAATTGCTGATTGCCGTGATTCTCTCGGCGCAGTCGACCGATGTCGGCGTCAACAAGGCCACAGCCAAGCTGTTCCCGGTCGCCAATACCCCGGCAGCGATCCATGCCCTGGGTGTCGAGGGCCTGTCGGAGTACATCAAGACCATCGGCCTGTACAACAGCAAAGCGAAAAACGTGATCGAAACCTGCCGCCTGCTGGTCGAGCGCCACGCCAGCGAAGTGCCGCAAACCCGTGAAGAGCTGGAAGCGCTGCCCGGTGTCGGCCGCAAAACCGCCAATGTGGTGCTCAATACGGCATTTCGTCAGCTGACCATGGCCGTCGACACGCATATTTTCAGAGTCAGCAACCGAACTGGCATTGCGCCCGGCAAGAATGTGGTGGAAGTCGAGAAAAAGCTGATGAAATTCGTGCCCAAGGAGTACCTGCTCGACTCTCATCACTGGCTGATCCTTCACGGACGCTATGTGTGCCTGGCCCGCAAGCCGCGATGCGGAAGCTGCCGGATCGAGGACCTGTGCGAATACAAGCACAAAACCTCCGACGATTGA
- a CDS encoding argininosuccinate synthase — MADVNKVVLAYSGGLDTSVILKWLQDTYNCEVVTFTADLGQGEEVEPARAKAQAMGVKEIYIDDLREEFVRDFVFPMFRANTVYEGEYLLGTSIARPLIAKRLIEIANETGADAISHGATGKGNDQVRFELGAYALKPGVKVIAPWREWDLLSREKLMDYADKHAIPIERHGKKKSPYSMDANLLHISYEGGVLEDTWTEHEEDMWKWTVSPENAPDKAQYLELTYRNGDIVALDGVEMTPATVLATLNRIGGEHGIGRLDIVENRYVGMKSRGCYETPGGTIMLRAHRAIESITLDREVAHLKDELMPKYASLIYTGYWWSPERLMLQQMIDASQAHVNGVVRLKLYKGNVIVTGRKSDESLFDANIATFEEDGGAYNQADAGGFIKLNALRMRIAANKGRKLF; from the coding sequence ATGGCGGACGTAAACAAGGTCGTTCTGGCGTATTCCGGCGGCCTGGACACTTCGGTGATCCTCAAGTGGCTGCAGGATACTTATAACTGTGAAGTGGTGACCTTCACCGCTGACCTGGGTCAGGGCGAAGAGGTCGAACCTGCACGCGCCAAGGCTCAGGCCATGGGCGTCAAAGAGATCTACATCGACGACTTGCGCGAAGAGTTCGTGCGCGATTTCGTTTTCCCGATGTTCCGCGCCAACACCGTTTACGAAGGCGAGTACCTGCTGGGTACCTCCATCGCTCGTCCGTTGATCGCCAAGCGCCTGATCGAAATCGCCAACGAAACCGGCGCTGACGCCATTTCCCATGGCGCCACCGGCAAAGGCAACGACCAGGTTCGTTTCGAACTGGGCGCGTACGCCTTGAAACCCGGTGTGAAAGTGATTGCCCCTTGGCGCGAATGGGACCTGCTGTCCCGTGAAAAGCTGATGGATTACGCCGATAAGCACGCGATCCCGATCGAACGCCACGGCAAGAAGAAATCCCCGTACTCCATGGATGCCAACCTGCTGCACATCTCCTATGAAGGCGGCGTGCTGGAAGACACCTGGACCGAGCACGAAGAAGACATGTGGAAATGGACCGTCTCCCCGGAGAACGCTCCTGACAAGGCGCAGTACCTGGAACTGACCTACCGCAACGGCGACATCGTCGCGCTGGACGGCGTCGAAATGACTCCGGCCACCGTGCTGGCGACCCTGAACCGTATCGGTGGCGAACACGGTATCGGTCGTCTGGACATCGTCGAGAACCGTTACGTGGGCATGAAGTCCCGTGGCTGCTACGAAACGCCTGGCGGCACCATCATGCTGCGTGCCCACCGTGCGATCGAATCGATCACTCTGGACCGCGAAGTGGCTCACCTCAAAGACGAGCTGATGCCCAAGTATGCCAGCCTGATCTACACCGGTTACTGGTGGAGCCCTGAGCGCCTGATGCTGCAACAGATGATCGATGCGTCCCAGGCCCACGTGAATGGCGTCGTGCGCCTGAAACTGTACAAGGGCAACGTGATCGTCACTGGCCGTAAGTCCGACGAGTCGTTGTTCGATGCCAACATTGCCACTTTCGAAGAAGATGGCGGCGCGTACAACCAGGCGGATGCCGGGGGCTTCATCAAGCTCAACGCCTTGCGCATGCGCATTGCGGCGAACAAAGGTCGTAAGCTGTTCTGA
- a CDS encoding PA3496 family putative envelope integrity protein — translation MSTGKEQLDVEDDFTTAETDDTEPVVEVAKTNLSKRRTIDNLLEERRLQKQLADYDFDL, via the coding sequence ATGAGTACTGGCAAAGAGCAATTGGACGTAGAAGACGACTTCACCACCGCCGAAACCGATGACACCGAGCCGGTGGTTGAAGTAGCGAAAACTAATCTGAGCAAACGCCGCACCATCGACAATCTGCTGGAGGAGCGCCGACTGCAAAAGCAATTGGCCGATTACGATTTTGACTTATGA
- a CDS encoding RnfABCDGE type electron transport complex subunit G: MSRSSSIALLVLLAALGLGVTYFVQLGSASRIAAEQRLIDSRNLLDLIAPESYDNQPLEHPIKFEATALTNSTVLGGYLATQADQPVAVLLRSQTIGYAGAIDLLVAVDANGRLLGVKTLKQSETQGLGARIADWPNSWLQIFSGKSRTEPGESGWALKKDQGQFDQIAGATITSRAVINAVHDALRYFDEHRQQLLGKPAHG, encoded by the coding sequence ATGAGCCGGTCATCGAGCATTGCGCTTCTGGTACTTTTGGCCGCACTTGGCCTTGGTGTGACGTACTTCGTGCAACTCGGCAGCGCGTCGCGCATTGCCGCCGAACAGCGCCTGATCGACAGCCGTAATCTGCTGGACCTGATCGCGCCGGAAAGCTACGACAATCAACCACTCGAACACCCCATCAAGTTCGAAGCAACCGCCCTGACCAACAGCACTGTGCTCGGTGGTTATCTGGCGACCCAGGCCGATCAACCCGTCGCGGTCTTGCTGCGCAGTCAAACCATTGGCTACGCCGGTGCCATCGACCTGCTGGTCGCTGTCGATGCCAATGGCAGGTTGCTGGGCGTCAAAACCCTCAAACAGTCAGAAACACAAGGACTGGGAGCACGGATCGCCGACTGGCCTAATTCATGGCTGCAGATTTTTTCCGGCAAATCTCGAACAGAACCCGGCGAAAGCGGCTGGGCGCTGAAAAAGGATCAGGGGCAGTTCGATCAGATCGCAGGCGCAACCATCACCTCAAGAGCGGTGATCAATGCTGTCCACGATGCCTTGCGCTACTTCGATGAACACCGGCAACAACTGCTCGGAAAACCTGCCCATGGATAA
- a CDS encoding RnfABCDGE type electron transport complex subunit D, giving the protein MPALEAVDGRLQQAMKLVLLATLPGVLAAFWLYGWGVLINLVLATAAAVAVEAAVVQWRKHPLRPTLSDGSALVSATLLALALPPYCPWWLTLSAGAFAMVFGKHLYGGVGSNPFNPAMLGFALVLVSFPQAMTHWPSPHGMDLLSGLQQVFGVGQAPDAWVQATALDSLRINKSLTMDELFAANPAFGHYGGRGVEWMNLAFLAGGMFLLQRRVISWHAPVGMLASLFIISLLCWNGSGSDSHGSPLFHLLTGATMLGAFFIITEPVSGARSPGAKLLFGVGVGLLTYLIRTWGGYPDGIAFAVLSMNLCVPALERFVAARQQPEAP; this is encoded by the coding sequence ATGCCGGCCCTTGAAGCAGTCGATGGTCGCCTGCAGCAGGCGATGAAGCTGGTGCTGCTGGCCACCCTGCCGGGAGTGCTCGCGGCGTTCTGGCTGTACGGCTGGGGTGTATTGATCAATCTGGTCCTGGCGACCGCAGCGGCGGTGGCCGTCGAAGCCGCCGTCGTGCAATGGCGCAAGCACCCCCTGAGACCCACCCTGAGCGACGGTAGCGCGCTGGTCAGTGCCACCTTGCTGGCCTTGGCGCTGCCGCCTTACTGCCCATGGTGGCTGACTCTCAGTGCTGGCGCTTTTGCGATGGTCTTTGGCAAGCACTTGTATGGCGGCGTCGGCTCGAATCCCTTCAATCCGGCGATGCTCGGTTTTGCTCTGGTGCTAGTGAGCTTTCCCCAAGCCATGACCCATTGGCCATCGCCCCATGGCATGGACCTGCTCAGTGGCTTGCAGCAAGTGTTTGGTGTCGGCCAGGCACCGGATGCGTGGGTGCAGGCCACGGCACTGGATAGTCTGCGGATCAACAAAAGCCTGACCATGGATGAACTGTTTGCCGCCAACCCCGCATTCGGCCACTACGGCGGCCGGGGTGTTGAATGGATGAACCTGGCGTTCCTGGCGGGCGGAATGTTTCTCCTGCAGCGACGGGTCATCAGTTGGCATGCCCCGGTCGGCATGCTGGCCAGCCTGTTCATCATCAGCCTGCTGTGCTGGAACGGTTCGGGCTCCGACTCCCATGGCTCACCCCTGTTTCACCTGCTGACCGGCGCGACGATGCTGGGGGCGTTCTTTATCATCACCGAACCGGTATCCGGTGCCAGAAGCCCCGGGGCAAAACTTCTGTTCGGCGTCGGCGTCGGGCTCCTGACTTACTTGATTCGTACCTGGGGCGGTTATCCGGACGGCATCGCCTTTGCCGTTCTGTCGATGAACCTGTGCGTACCGGCGCTGGAGCGGTTCGTGGCGGCCAGACAACAGCCGGAGGCACCATGA